One Vitis vinifera cultivar Pinot Noir 40024 chromosome 8, ASM3070453v1 genomic window carries:
- the LOC100854695 gene encoding protein NODULATION SIGNALING PATHWAY 2, with protein MMQPDELLQFSWPCFNDTVSCLDEIAVYGSGIDADMESGFSLFNTIKDSPDLEFIPYSPTTLSDEYMGFPIHIDEVQHTLPSDVSSLNLEEFETILSNDTEDMFGWLEEREKSYPSKQPSVEGDDNWSFSPSMKSADASVDMDSIEALLTLPTEDVEMDNQLSIVHLVMAYGEAVEKGEAELAVVLMNRIQEKVSPAGEVVERLSYYLFQPTDKQTNYLRQESAKNFNVAFKAFYQIFPYGRFAHFAANSAVLEAMPHDAETIHIVDFDMGEGLQWSSMIDAIGQHHQKTVRLTSIKRREEGYVYAASQWRFEETKRHLYNHARSVGLKLKVEEMELQGLVNEIKRTKKKGGRSEWLAFNCMMGLPHMGSTGRRRQAMEFMRVAKELTVHSKNNNRGIITFGDGDGWEKQKNTSSFRVFFNEYLIHYQAPLESMEWTFPTHFAEARIAMECLFVAPHVSSLGWFQKWEEMKGGDSNVDSILGLEGWRVSQESLMEAKQMVREGESKYGVKIEGNNMNVMVLEWRGAPLVRVSAWR; from the coding sequence ATGATGCAGCCTGATGAACTTCTTCAGTTCTCATGGCCATGCTTCAACGATACAGTTTCATGTCTTGATGAAATTGCAGTTTATGGATCAGGCATTGATGCAGACATGGAGTCCGGGTTCTCCCTTTTCAACACAATTAAGGACAGTCCTGACCTTGAATTCATCCCATATTCTCCAACAACGTTGTCTGATGAGTACATGGGTTTTCCCATTCATATTGATGAGGTTCAACATACACTACCGAGTGATGTTTCTTCACTAAATTTGGAGGAGTTTGAGACCATTTTGAGCAATGATACTGAGGATATGTTTGGATGGttggaggagagagagaaaagttATCCTTCTAAACAACCCTCTGTTGAAGGAGACGACAACTGGAGCTTTAGCCCATCCATGAAGTCAGCTGATGCATCTGTGGACATGGACTCGATTGAAGCTTTGTTAACCTTGCCTACAGAGGACGTGGAAATGGATAATCAACTGAGCATTGTTCATCTGGTCATGGCCTATGGAGAAGCTGTGGAGAAGGGAGAGGCAGAGCTTGCAGTTGTGTTGATGAACCGCATCCAGGAAAAAGTAAGCCCTGCTGGTGAGGTTGTGGAGCGGCTTTCATATTACTTATTCCAACCCACAGACAAGCAAACAAACTACCTCAGACAAGAGTCTGCCAAGAACTTCAATGTAGCCTTCAAAGCGTTCTACCAAATCTTCCCATATGGGAGGTTTGCTCACTTTGCAGCCAACTCGGCAGTCCTTGAGGCCATGCCTCACGATGCTGAGACCATACACATAGTTGACTTCGACATGGGAGAAGGGTTACAATGGTCTTCAATGATCGATGCCATAGGGCAACACCACCAAAAGACAGTAAGACTCACATCGATCAAGCGAAGGGAGGAGGGTTATGTTTATGCTGCTTCACAATGGAGATTCGAGGAGACAAAGAGGCATCTCTACAATCACGCCAGATCCGTTGGCCTAAAGCTGAAGGTAGAGGAGATGGAGCTGCAGGGGTTGGTGAATGAGATAAAGAGAACGAAGAAAAAGGGTGGAAGAAGTGAATGGCTGGCTTTTAATTGTATGATGGGCCTTCCACACATGGGGAGTACTGGCAGAAGAAGGCAAGCTATGGAGTTCATGAGGGTAGCCAAGGAACTAACTGTCCATTCTAAAAATAACAACAGGGGCATCATAACTTTCGGTGATGGAGATGGCTGGGAGAAACAGAAGAACACTTCGAGTTTTAGGGTATTCtttaatgaatatttaataCATTACCAAGCCCCGTTAGAATCAATGGAGTGGACCTTCCCAACTCATTTTGCAGAAGCAAGAATAGCCATGGAGTGTCTCTTTGTGGCACCTCATGTCTCATCTCTGGGTTGGTTCCAGAAGTGGGAGGAGATGAAGGGAGGTGACTCTAATGTTGACTCAATATTGGGGTTGGAGGGGTGGAGAGTGAGCCAAGAGAGCTTAATGGAAGCCAAACAGATGGTGAGAGAAGGGGAGAGTAAATATGGGGTGAAGATTGAAGGAAACAATATGAATGTGATGGTCTTAGAATGGAGAGGAGCCCCATTAGTGAGAGTTTCTGCTTGGAGGTAA
- the LOC104880018 gene encoding protein NODULATION SIGNALING PATHWAY 2, with protein sequence MNQPEKFQPSWPFYNILDSTLDQVELYGFDIDEDVCGYEFSSSITTTEDSSGIPSAPDFPTVISSEFVGFPGCDEALQTSFLIGDLPLNMEEFETILCGEIGDAYGWLDGSEESFPSQQQSTEGEDEWSPCPSTKSSEALIDTTSTQQSLTFPAEGVEIDNQQSILHLLKAYGEAVEENQRELSEVILRSICEKGNPLGETLERLAFNLFEDIERQDDYLKQESMQNFAAAFKAFYQIFPYGRFAHFAANSAILEAMPGDVETVHIVDFDMGEGVQWPPMIEAIGKQHKAVRLTSIKWGEEDSCSASAQWRFEETKRWLCNHARSMGLNLTVEEVKIEDLVSEIKKMKKRGGRREWLAFNCMVRLPHMGRRRSRRKVMNFLRVARDMISNSANCSKGILTFGNGDPGEKMKNCAGYGAFFDGYLVHYQALMESMEWNFPVHLGEARTAMESLFVAPYVSSLTWFQNWEETREGCDLQAGTGWAGRKLSRENLMEAREMVKEGETSYRVNIEGQNENEMVLEWRGTPLVSLSTWR encoded by the coding sequence atGAACCAACCTGAGAAATTTCAGCCCTCATGGCCATTCTACAACATCTTGGATTCAACTCTTGATCAAGTTGAATTATATGGTTTCGACATTGACGAGGATGTGTGTGGCTATGAATTCTCTTCCTCAATCACCACCACAGAGGACTCCTCTGGGATTCCCTCAGCACCAGATTTTCCAACTGTGATTTCCAGTGAATTTGTTGGGTTTCCAGGCTGTGATGAGGCACTGCAAACCTCGTTTCTCATTGGGGATTTGCCACTCAATATGGAGGAGTTTGAGACTATTCTATGTGGTGAGATTGGAGATGCCTATGGATGGTTAGATGGGAGTGAGGAAAGTTTTCCTTCACAACAGCAGTCTACTGAAGGAGAAGATGAATGGAGTCCTTGCCCATCAACAAAATCTAGTGAGGCTTTGATCGACACAACATCAACGCAACAATCACTAACTTTTCCTGCAGAAGGTGTGGAAATTGATAACCAACAAAGCATTCTTCACCTACTCAAAGCTTACGGAGAAGCTGTTGAGGAGAATCAAAGGGAGCTCAGTGAGGTGATTTTGAGATCAATATGCGAGAAAGGAAATCCACTCGGTGAAACCCTAGAGCGTCTTGCATTCAACTTATTTGAAGACATCGAAAGGCAGGATGATTATCTTAAACAAGAATCCATGCAGAACTTTGCGGCAGCATTCAAAGCATTCTACCAAATATTTCCATATGGGAGGTTTGCTCACTTTGCAGCAAACTCAGCTATCCTTGAAGCTATGCCAGGTGATGTAGAAACGGTACACATCGTAGACTTTGATATGGGAGAAGGAGTTCAATGGCCTCCAATGATTGAGGCCATTGGGAAGCAACACAAGGCAGTTAGATTGACATCAATAAAATGGGGGGAGGAGGACAGCTGCTCTGCTTCTGCTCAATGGAGGTTTGAGGAGACAAAGAGGTGGCTTTGCAATCATGCAAGATCCATGGGTCTGAATTTGACAGTAGAGGAGGTGAAAATTGAGGATTTGGTGAGtgagataaagaaaatgaagaaaagaggTGGGAGGAGAGAGTGGTTGGCCTTCAATTGCATGGTGAGGCTGCCACACATGGGAAGGAGAAGGAGTAGGAGGAAAGTTATGAATTTTCTAAGGGTAGCTAGGGATATGATATCCAATTCCGCAAATTGCAGCAAAGGAATATTAACTTTCGGAAATGGAGATCCAggggagaaaatgaaaaattgtgcTGGCTATGGTGCATTCTTTGATGGGTATTTGGTACATTACCAAGCCCTGATGGAATCAATGGAGTGGAATTTCCCAGTTCATCTGGGAGAAGCAAGAACAGCCATGGAATCCCTTTTTGTAGCTCCTTATGTCTCTTCTCTAACCTGGTTCCAAAACTGGGAGGAGACTAGAGAAGGCTGTGATCTTCAGGCAGGGACTGGATGGGCAGGCAGGAAACTGAGCAGAGAGAATTTAATGGAAGCCAGAGAAATGGTGAAAGAAGGGGAGACCTCATACAGGGTAAATATTGAAGGACAGAATGAGAATGAGATGGTCTTGGAATGGAGAGGAACTCCATTAGTCAGCTTGTCAACCTGGAGATAG